The following coding sequences are from one Methanococcoides orientis window:
- the ahbC gene encoding 12,18-didecarboxysiroheme deacetylase codes for MIGISKLYCGTVEPSDALRYGRDSKRLPSHLLQFAKDKKPVVVWNVTRRCNLRCVHCYAQSKDIDYKDELTTEQGRELIDDLAEFGSPVILFSGGEPLMRKDLPELAEYAISKGMRAVISTNGTLIDEEMAKTLKKIGLSYVGISIDGVRETNDKFRGMKGAFDDAMAGLRNCQREGIKVGLRFTINKQNVADIPAIFDMLEEENIPRICFYHLVYAGRGTKIIDEDLSLEDSRKTVDLIMDRTKQLHEKAMPVEVLTVDNHCDGPYIYMRLAKENPERADDVYELLQMNRGNSTGIGFGCVSWDGSVHPDQFWRHYSFGNVKDRKFSEIWTDLDDELMAGLKDRKPLIKANADRCAKCKWFDVCNGNFRVRAEAVYDNVWADDPACYLTKEEIGYYDEE; via the coding sequence ATGATAGGAATTTCAAAACTCTATTGCGGAACTGTTGAACCATCAGACGCCCTTCGTTACGGGCGGGATTCAAAACGACTTCCTTCACACCTGCTGCAATTTGCAAAGGACAAGAAGCCCGTAGTCGTTTGGAATGTGACCAGACGCTGCAATCTTCGCTGTGTTCACTGTTATGCACAATCAAAGGACATTGATTACAAGGACGAACTTACCACCGAGCAGGGTAGGGAACTGATCGATGACCTTGCAGAGTTCGGCTCCCCTGTGATACTTTTCTCAGGAGGCGAACCGCTGATGCGCAAGGACCTTCCTGAGCTTGCCGAATACGCGATATCCAAAGGAATGCGTGCGGTAATTTCCACCAACGGCACTCTTATTGACGAGGAAATGGCAAAGACGCTCAAGAAGATCGGTCTTTCCTATGTGGGCATCTCCATTGATGGTGTGCGTGAGACCAACGACAAGTTCCGTGGCATGAAAGGAGCTTTCGATGATGCAATGGCAGGCCTTCGCAATTGCCAGAGAGAGGGTATCAAGGTGGGATTGCGTTTTACCATTAACAAGCAGAACGTTGCAGATATTCCTGCGATCTTCGACATGCTCGAGGAAGAGAACATCCCACGTATCTGCTTCTACCATCTGGTCTATGCCGGAAGGGGTACCAAGATCATCGATGAGGACCTTTCACTGGAAGATAGCCGCAAGACCGTCGACCTGATCATGGACCGCACAAAGCAGCTTCATGAGAAGGCAATGCCTGTCGAGGTACTGACAGTGGACAATCACTGTGATGGTCCATACATATACATGCGACTGGCAAAAGAGAACCCGGAACGTGCAGATGATGTCTACGAGCTCCTGCAGATGAACCGCGGTAATTCCACAGGAATTGGCTTTGGTTGCGTTTCATGGGACGGCTCAGTACACCCTGATCAGTTTTGGAGACACTACAGCTTCGGAAACGTGAAGGACAGGAAGTTCAGCGAGATCTGGACCGATCTTGACGATGAGCTCATGGCAGGCCTTAAGGACAGAAAACCTCTCATCAAGGCAAATGCCGACAGGTGTGCAAAGTGCAAATGGTTCGATGTCTGC
- a CDS encoding uroporphyrinogen-III synthase, producing the protein MDATDRKPVIAIMRPQGYVEGSRKLAESFGFDVVAVPMIELEAMEDEYFGTFAENVFSGISDYVIFTSANGIDFTLEKIPVDRRDEFIEALNITKVIAIGPTTRKQLENLGIEVMGMPGVYSSEGLVEFLCPEVKGKNIDTARSAYGSKLLITGLRDCGANVLETKVYTLTMPKGPLQEELITRSLNKEIDVFAFTSSMMVRSFFDQAAAMGAGEKIREVLADSLVAAIGIPTANTLKEYDVEVNVTPDEYTFKEILKVAKAALDNN; encoded by the coding sequence ATGGATGCAACTGATCGTAAGCCTGTTATTGCAATCATGAGGCCTCAGGGATATGTTGAGGGTTCCAGAAAACTTGCGGAATCTTTTGGTTTCGATGTAGTGGCTGTTCCCATGATCGAGCTTGAGGCTATGGAAGACGAGTACTTTGGCACTTTCGCAGAGAACGTATTCTCCGGCATATCCGATTATGTGATATTTACAAGTGCTAATGGTATTGATTTTACCCTGGAGAAGATCCCGGTGGACAGGCGTGATGAATTCATCGAAGCGCTCAACATCACCAAAGTTATTGCTATTGGTCCAACGACCCGGAAGCAACTGGAAAACCTTGGTATCGAAGTAATGGGAATGCCAGGTGTCTACAGTTCAGAAGGACTTGTGGAATTCCTCTGTCCTGAAGTTAAGGGTAAGAACATAGATACTGCAAGGAGCGCATACGGTTCAAAACTGCTGATAACCGGACTTCGTGATTGTGGTGCGAACGTTCTTGAGACAAAGGTTTACACCCTGACAATGCCCAAAGGGCCATTGCAGGAGGAGCTTATTACCAGAAGTCTCAACAAAGAGATCGATGTCTTTGCATTCACAAGCTCCATGATGGTGCGCAGTTTCTTCGACCAGGCAGCAGCAATGGGTGCAGGTGAAAAGATCAGGGAAGTGCTTGCCGATTCACTTGTGGCTGCGATCGGAATTCCTACGGCCAATACATTGAAGGAATATGATGTTGAAGTGAACGTCACACCGGATGAATACACTTTCAAAGAGATACTCAAGGTTGCAAAAGCAGCACTTGATAACAACTAA
- the cobA gene encoding uroporphyrinogen-III C-methyltransferase, which yields MAQKYGKVYLVGSGPGDPELMTVKARRLMDTADVIVYDQLPGKQILDTMPEAAEKVDAGKHAGDHTLTQSEINDVIVEKAKEGKNVLRLKGGDPYMFGRGGEEAEELVKAGIEFEVVPGITSALAATAYAGIPVTHRDHASMVTFITGHEDPTKAETALDWETLAAFGGTIVIFMGVKMLERNMNELMKFGKDPNTPVAMVERGTRPDQRVTIGTVETIAQISKDQNVKAPALTVIGDVVKLHEILGSQI from the coding sequence ATGGCTCAAAAATACGGAAAAGTATATCTTGTAGGCTCAGGTCCCGGCGACCCTGAACTGATGACCGTGAAAGCTCGCAGACTTATGGATACAGCTGATGTCATAGTATATGACCAGCTTCCGGGAAAGCAGATCCTGGATACCATGCCGGAGGCAGCTGAGAAGGTAGATGCAGGCAAGCATGCAGGCGATCACACACTTACTCAGAGCGAGATCAACGATGTGATCGTTGAGAAGGCAAAGGAAGGCAAGAATGTGCTTCGTCTTAAGGGAGGCGACCCATACATGTTCGGTCGTGGTGGAGAAGAGGCCGAGGAACTTGTCAAAGCAGGCATTGAGTTCGAAGTTGTACCCGGCATAACATCTGCACTGGCAGCTACCGCTTATGCAGGTATTCCTGTAACTCACAGGGACCATGCTTCAATGGTGACATTCATCACCGGACATGAGGACCCTACCAAAGCAGAAACAGCTCTTGACTGGGAGACACTTGCAGCTTTTGGTGGCACTATCGTTATCTTCATGGGAGTCAAGATGCTTGAGCGCAACATGAACGAGCTCATGAAATTCGGTAAGGATCCAAATACCCCTGTTGCAATGGTAGAAAGGGGAACACGTCCTGACCAGCGCGTGACCATCGGTACAGTTGAGACAATCGCACAGATCTCAAAGGACCAGAATGTAAAAGCACCGGCACTTACTGTAATTGGTGATGTTGTCAAGCTCCATGAGATACTGGGTTCCCAGATCTAA
- a CDS encoding DUF1699 family protein, giving the protein MKIRVVSKRDEIQNLDTGEKVIHLAFRPSNEDIFNLIKRCKDVEVIQIPTSYRRTVSKSIEMFLEMQKIKLVEGDVWGHRKDINEYYSISPAIIEKIKEMKSEGIVNDDIAAKLSREGKLNKEMLLYILDKS; this is encoded by the coding sequence ATGAAAATTAGAGTTGTAAGCAAAAGAGATGAAATTCAAAATCTTGACACCGGTGAAAAAGTGATCCATCTTGCATTCAGACCATCGAATGAGGATATCTTCAATCTCATAAAAAGATGCAAGGATGTAGAAGTTATCCAGATACCTACATCATACCGCCGCACTGTTTCCAAATCGATTGAAATGTTCCTGGAAATGCAGAAGATAAAGCTTGTTGAAGGCGATGTCTGGGGACACAGGAAGGACATCAATGAGTACTACAGCATCTCACCTGCGATCATTGAGAAGATCAAGGAGATGAAATCTGAAGGAATTGTAAATGATGATATTGCTGCGAAGCTTTCACGTGAAGGAAAACTGAACAAGGAAATGCTTCTATATATTCTGGACAAAAGCTGA
- the hisD gene encoding histidinol dehydrogenase: MLYKHLSDVTEEEMDKLLDRTGELMDVSETVSAILHDVQEKGDDGLREYTKKFDKADIQAIEVTPEEIEEAMALVDAELIRHLKIAAENIRNFHAAQLPQKTWFIEPSPGIKLGQMATPLASVGAYVPGGRASYPSTALMTIIPAKVAGVKSVVMCTPPGPDGKINPLTLAAAKVAGADHIYKLGGVQAIAAMAYGTESVLKIDKIVGPGNVFVTVAKMMVRDKVEIDFPAGPSEVLIIADDSADAAMIASDILAQAEHDPKSVSVLVTTSSELAEQTNAEVKKQADVAVRKEIVDTSLENAAIIVTDTMDECIDISNDFAPEHLEIMVMDDDSVLEKIENAGSIFVGNYAPVAAGDYASGTNHVLPTAGYPKIYSGLNIHHFLKYSTIQKISKEGLSSIGDTIISLAEKEGLQAHADSVKLRLND; this comes from the coding sequence ATGCTGTATAAACACCTATCCGATGTCACCGAAGAAGAGATGGATAAGCTTCTTGACCGCACAGGAGAGCTGATGGACGTATCTGAAACCGTTTCAGCTATACTTCATGACGTGCAGGAAAAAGGTGACGATGGGCTACGTGAATACACGAAGAAGTTTGACAAAGCAGATATCCAGGCCATAGAAGTTACCCCTGAAGAGATCGAAGAGGCAATGGCACTTGTTGATGCCGAACTTATCAGACATCTCAAGATCGCAGCAGAGAACATCAGGAACTTCCATGCAGCACAACTTCCGCAGAAGACATGGTTCATCGAACCTTCTCCCGGCATCAAGCTTGGTCAGATGGCTACTCCTCTTGCATCGGTTGGTGCTTATGTGCCGGGTGGCAGGGCTTCCTATCCTTCAACTGCACTCATGACCATCATTCCTGCAAAAGTTGCAGGTGTCAAAAGCGTTGTAATGTGCACACCACCGGGTCCGGATGGCAAGATCAATCCGCTTACACTTGCAGCAGCTAAGGTTGCAGGTGCAGATCATATTTACAAGCTTGGCGGTGTTCAGGCAATCGCAGCAATGGCCTATGGTACAGAATCTGTTTTGAAGATCGATAAGATCGTGGGACCCGGAAATGTCTTTGTTACCGTTGCCAAGATGATGGTGCGCGATAAGGTCGAGATCGATTTCCCTGCAGGTCCAAGTGAAGTGCTTATTATTGCCGATGATTCTGCCGATGCTGCTATGATCGCATCCGATATCCTTGCACAGGCAGAGCATGATCCAAAGTCAGTTTCAGTACTTGTGACAACATCTTCTGAGCTTGCAGAGCAGACGAACGCTGAGGTCAAAAAGCAGGCTGATGTTGCTGTCCGCAAAGAGATCGTGGACACATCACTTGAGAATGCAGCTATCATCGTTACCGATACCATGGATGAGTGTATTGATATCTCCAACGATTTCGCACCTGAACATCTTGAGATCATGGTGATGGATGACGATTCCGTACTAGAGAAGATCGAGAATGCAGGCTCCATTTTTGTAGGTAACTATGCTCCAGTGGCAGCAGGTGATTATGCATCAGGTACGAACCACGTACTTCCGACAGCTGGGTATCCTAAGATATATTCCGGTCTGAACATCCACCACTTCCTGAAGTATTCTACCATACAGAAGATCTCGAAGGAAGGCTTAAGCTCTATCGGGGATACGATAATCTCTCTTGCTGAAAAGGAAGGGTTGCAGGCGCATGCTGATTCTGTAAAACTTCGCCTCAATGATTAA
- a CDS encoding ATP-dependent DNA helicase, with the protein MLIRELDIPDDIIRFYEDSGIKELYPPQAEAVDNGLLERKNLLAAIPTASGKTLLAELAMLKAIRNGGKALYIVPLRALASEKFDRFRELAPFGIKVGISTGDFESRDEWLGVNDIIVATSEKTDSLLRNGTSWMEEITTIVVDEVHLLDSKNRGPTLEVTITKLMRLNPDCQIIALSATVGNAREMADWLDAALVLSEWRPTDLHEGVFFGEAINFLGKQKKIERRDKDNATNLVLDTIIEGGQCLVFESSRRNCTGFAKSSSNKVVKLLDNDVRGKLAQMAEEVESTGETDTAKVLANCIRKGVAFHHAGLNSSHRKIVEDGFKQNVIKVISSTPTLAAGLNLPARRVVIRNYRRFDSNFGMQPIPVLEYKQMAGRAGRPHLDPYGESVLLAKEYAEFEQLLENYVEADAEDIWSKLGTENALRTHVLSTIVNGFASDRAELMEFMGATFFAFQQDTWSLEDVIDDCIDFLADNDMIVKNEMPDSISLSSTQLGKLISMLYIDPMSGAKIVDGLKKAVNVTDLTLLHLICSTPDMRQLYMRSGDYVKINDFVMSHSDDFIEVPNQFKEIDYEWFLCEVKTAMLLDEWISEIPADDITQHFNVGEGDIHALADTAEWLMHATTKLAELLGVKYSAYARGLEKRIHYGASPELMELVGIRGVGRVRARKLHKAGFVSLAELKKADYSVLSKLVGPNVAANILSNIGVRVRKQVDKGTPINSNTLDTLLDKDQKTFSDFQ; encoded by the coding sequence ATGCTGATAAGAGAGCTTGACATTCCCGATGATATAATCCGTTTCTACGAAGATTCCGGTATAAAGGAGCTTTATCCTCCACAGGCTGAAGCTGTCGATAATGGTCTACTTGAAAGAAAGAACCTTCTTGCTGCAATACCAACTGCTTCAGGAAAGACGCTTCTGGCAGAGCTTGCAATGCTCAAGGCGATCCGTAATGGTGGGAAAGCACTATACATAGTTCCGCTTAGGGCTCTTGCTTCTGAGAAGTTCGATCGTTTCAGGGAGCTTGCACCCTTTGGTATCAAGGTTGGCATATCCACAGGTGATTTTGAATCAAGGGATGAATGGCTTGGTGTAAATGACATCATTGTAGCAACTTCTGAAAAGACCGATTCTCTTCTCCGCAATGGGACCTCATGGATGGAAGAGATCACAACGATCGTTGTTGATGAGGTCCACCTGCTGGATTCTAAGAACAGGGGGCCGACCCTTGAGGTCACCATAACAAAACTCATGCGTCTGAATCCGGATTGCCAGATAATCGCGCTGTCGGCCACTGTTGGCAATGCCCGGGAGATGGCAGACTGGCTTGATGCAGCTCTTGTCCTGAGCGAATGGAGGCCCACGGATCTGCATGAGGGTGTTTTCTTTGGTGAGGCCATCAACTTCCTGGGGAAACAAAAAAAGATCGAACGGCGGGACAAGGATAATGCCACGAACCTTGTGCTTGATACTATCATTGAAGGTGGGCAATGCCTTGTTTTTGAGAGCAGTCGCCGTAATTGTACGGGATTTGCAAAATCTTCTTCGAACAAGGTTGTGAAATTGCTCGACAATGATGTTCGCGGGAAACTTGCTCAGATGGCGGAAGAGGTGGAATCCACCGGGGAAACTGATACTGCAAAGGTGCTTGCAAATTGTATAAGGAAAGGTGTTGCTTTCCATCATGCAGGACTTAACTCATCCCACAGGAAGATCGTGGAAGACGGGTTCAAACAAAATGTTATCAAGGTCATATCCAGCACTCCGACGCTGGCAGCCGGCCTGAACCTTCCTGCCAGAAGGGTGGTCATCAGGAACTATCGCAGGTTCGATTCAAATTTCGGGATGCAACCGATCCCTGTGCTTGAATATAAGCAGATGGCCGGAAGGGCGGGACGTCCTCATCTCGATCCTTATGGGGAGTCCGTGCTGCTTGCTAAGGAGTATGCGGAATTCGAGCAGTTGCTGGAAAATTATGTGGAAGCTGATGCAGAGGATATATGGTCGAAGCTTGGTACTGAAAATGCTCTGAGGACACACGTTCTTTCCACCATTGTGAATGGCTTTGCATCTGACCGGGCAGAGCTGATGGAATTCATGGGTGCGACGTTCTTTGCATTCCAGCAGGATACCTGGAGCCTTGAGGATGTTATTGACGATTGTATCGATTTCCTGGCTGACAATGACATGATCGTGAAGAATGAAATGCCGGATTCGATCTCTTTAAGCTCGACCCAGCTCGGAAAGCTTATCTCGATGCTTTATATTGATCCGATGTCAGGGGCAAAGATCGTGGACGGGCTGAAAAAGGCTGTCAATGTTACTGATCTTACGCTTCTTCATTTGATATGCAGTACGCCTGACATGAGGCAGTTGTACATGCGCAGTGGTGATTACGTGAAGATCAATGATTTTGTGATGTCGCATAGTGATGATTTCATTGAGGTTCCGAATCAGTTCAAGGAAATCGATTATGAGTGGTTCCTTTGTGAAGTGAAGACTGCAATGCTGCTGGACGAATGGATCAGTGAGATCCCTGCAGATGACATCACGCAGCACTTCAATGTTGGCGAGGGGGATATCCATGCCCTTGCGGACACCGCAGAGTGGTTGATGCATGCTACCACAAAACTGGCGGAACTTCTCGGCGTGAAGTATTCGGCCTATGCACGCGGACTTGAGAAGCGGATACATTACGGCGCCAGCCCGGAGCTCATGGAGCTTGTTGGTATCAGGGGAGTTGGACGTGTGCGTGCACGTAAGCTCCACAAAGCCGGATTTGTTTCACTTGCAGAACTTAAAAAGGCCGATTATTCCGTGCTATCCAAACTGGTGGGTCCGAATGTGGCTGCAAATATCCTTTCGAACATCGGGGTCCGTGTCAGGAAACAGGTGGATAAGGGCACACCTATAAATTCAAATACTCTAGATACATTACTTGACAAAGACCAGAAAACATTCAGTGATTTCCAGTAA
- the nth gene encoding endonuclease III, with amino-acid sequence MDVEEIISRLKKLYPKGYFHINRDPYYLLISTVLSQRTRDEVTIPTTQKLFSVLDTPQKMASADVGEIRELIREVGFYNVKAQRLIEISRVLLEEYDGIVPDDIDELVKLPGVGRKTANCVLTYAFDKDAIAVDTHVHRISNRMGLVETDTPEETEIELENVIDKDSWKDINGLMVLFGKSICRPISPKCDKCIMNNICPKLI; translated from the coding sequence ATGGACGTCGAAGAGATCATTTCCCGCCTTAAGAAATTGTATCCGAAAGGTTATTTCCACATCAACAGGGACCCTTACTACCTTCTTATTTCCACAGTATTGTCCCAGCGAACCCGGGATGAAGTAACGATCCCAACAACCCAGAAACTCTTTTCTGTTCTCGACACTCCCCAAAAAATGGCAAGTGCCGACGTAGGTGAAATTCGGGAACTGATAAGGGAAGTAGGATTCTATAACGTCAAGGCACAGCGTCTGATAGAGATCTCACGTGTGCTTCTGGAAGAATACGATGGCATCGTTCCGGATGACATCGATGAGCTTGTTAAGCTCCCGGGAGTTGGCAGGAAAACAGCCAATTGTGTACTCACCTATGCTTTTGACAAAGATGCTATTGCTGTGGATACTCATGTACATCGCATATCCAACAGGATGGGACTCGTTGAAACAGATACTCCTGAGGAAACGGAGATAGAGCTTGAAAATGTGATCGACAAGGATTCGTGGAAAGATATCAACGGGCTGATGGTACTTTTCGGAAAGAGTATTTGCCGACCCATATCGCCAAAGTGTGACAAATGTATAATGAATAATATTTGTCCGAAGCTGATCTGA
- a CDS encoding GDYXXLXY domain-containing protein: protein MNSKRFGLLMVYSLIIISLIFLPKMFTLSLGKDILLKTEPVDPRDVFRGDYVNLNYEISTIDLDKTPFDHEFMMGESIYAKLSEKEKYWTIDWVSHRKPDVSDEDVCMKGVVTSSYDDTLNVRWGIESYFVPEGDGIPIQMQMENTSVIVSVGPDCSAVLKQLLIDDEPVTFE, encoded by the coding sequence ATGAATTCGAAAAGATTTGGTTTGCTTATGGTCTATTCACTGATCATCATCTCATTGATATTCCTGCCCAAAATGTTCACATTAAGTCTGGGTAAGGATATTTTACTAAAGACCGAACCTGTAGATCCAAGGGATGTATTCCGGGGAGATTATGTTAATCTTAACTATGAGATATCAACAATAGATCTTGATAAAACTCCTTTTGATCACGAATTTATGATGGGCGAATCAATATACGCCAAGCTTTCTGAAAAAGAAAAATACTGGACGATAGATTGGGTAAGCCATAGAAAACCTGATGTCAGTGATGAGGATGTCTGCATGAAAGGAGTGGTAACAAGTAGCTATGATGATACGCTGAACGTTAGGTGGGGCATTGAAAGCTACTTTGTACCTGAAGGGGATGGTATTCCAATACAGATGCAGATGGAAAACACATCAGTGATAGTTTCAGTTGGTCCGGATTGTTCAGCTGTGCTAAAACAGCTTTTGATAGACGATGAACCTGTTACATTTGAATAA
- a CDS encoding DUF2157 domain-containing protein yields MGEDEHKMWLQQEVEDWSREGIVDDHQAKLILSKYGLSEAPSEIEQMDQRKDTSKLVTVISILGAFLIGIGAILFVASNWQKIPTIVKMVLLLGTTYGTYFIGWELKFNRRTHPAMGEALLFLASLFVGATIFLTAQIFNVNANEHWLVLVWFLAILPFGYAFRSSIIISLNIVTFALWTTFYISQARYLALSSFEIFMLYLLLGINLYGLGQMHLKFEKYAHFRIIHQGFGLFFILISYFYFSLETPYREILTRSTPVNWQVQLFFLLFAVTSVLFLISNISMYRKVKNTKYELIVLALAFSGWIGAWLLTFFIDSLTTSVTEYGYTYTRIDSTIATLLFIFFNLIFFVLSIGSILVGYYKATVAFVNIGMSFFVLGVLHLYFTTLYELLPRSLAFIAGGLILIILGWYMENKRRSIITDIKGGTVL; encoded by the coding sequence ATGGGGGAAGATGAGCATAAAATGTGGCTCCAGCAAGAGGTCGAAGACTGGAGCAGGGAAGGGATCGTTGACGATCATCAGGCGAAGCTGATACTATCAAAGTATGGTTTATCTGAGGCACCTTCCGAAATAGAACAGATGGATCAGAGGAAGGATACATCAAAGCTTGTCACAGTAATCTCAATATTGGGTGCCTTCCTGATCGGTATCGGCGCAATTCTATTTGTTGCATCGAACTGGCAAAAGATTCCTACCATTGTAAAAATGGTGCTTCTACTTGGTACAACGTATGGAACTTACTTCATTGGATGGGAATTGAAATTTAACAGGAGAACACATCCTGCAATGGGTGAAGCATTGCTTTTCCTTGCTTCGTTGTTCGTTGGTGCAACAATATTCCTGACTGCCCAGATATTCAATGTTAACGCGAATGAGCACTGGCTTGTACTTGTGTGGTTCCTTGCCATACTTCCGTTTGGTTACGCTTTCAGGTCTTCAATTATTATATCTTTGAATATAGTCACATTTGCTCTCTGGACAACGTTCTATATCTCGCAGGCCCGTTATCTTGCGCTGAGCAGCTTCGAGATATTCATGTTATACCTGCTACTTGGTATCAATCTTTATGGTCTTGGGCAAATGCATCTGAAATTTGAAAAATATGCACATTTCAGGATCATCCATCAGGGCTTTGGTCTGTTTTTCATCCTGATCTCATACTTCTATTTTAGTTTAGAAACACCTTATCGTGAGATCCTGACACGTTCCACGCCGGTAAACTGGCAGGTCCAGTTGTTCTTCCTGTTATTTGCAGTAACATCAGTTCTCTTTTTGATATCGAACATTTCAATGTACCGAAAGGTCAAGAATACAAAATACGAGCTCATCGTACTTGCACTAGCATTTTCAGGGTGGATAGGTGCATGGCTGCTAACCTTCTTCATAGATTCATTGACAACATCGGTCACAGAATATGGTTATACCTACACTCGAATAGACTCGACAATAGCTACATTATTATTCATTTTTTTCAACTTGATATTCTTCGTACTATCTATTGGCAGCATCCTGGTCGGATACTATAAGGCTACAGTGGCCTTTGTCAATATAGGAATGTCCTTCTTTGTGCTGGGTGTGCTGCATCTGTATTTTACAACTCTTTACGAGCTGTTGCCAAGGTCTCTTGCTTTCATTGCCGGAGGTTTGATCCTAATAATACTTGGCTGGTATATGGAGAATAAGAGGCGTTCGATCATAACCGATATCAAAGGGGGCACCGTCTTATGA
- a CDS encoding tail fiber protein translates to MVKKVILIVSIILAIAMIAIPASAVDNGDQQNNGTQGRTFFDMWGALFGGLDNLRGSSGNGEQIPGLQGDTGPAGPQGEVGLQGEQGSRGSRGPTGPQGEQGLTGPQGEPGLTGPKGDTGAQGPQGIQGEPGLTGPKGDTGAQGPQGIQGEPGPQGPAGEIPASVGNTGGGQYHENRDPYVGINYIIALDGTYPPRDGGYPAEGPYIGEIRMFAGNYAPSGWAFCNGQVLAISEYTALYSIISTYYGGDGRTYFNLPDLRGRTPVHAGTGVGLSPVSLGQIGGQERVNLVVSQMPEHNHAINPV, encoded by the coding sequence ATGGTAAAAAAAGTAATACTCATAGTTTCCATTATTCTTGCTATTGCAATGATAGCGATCCCGGCATCAGCTGTGGACAATGGGGATCAACAGAATAATGGAACTCAAGGCCGCACATTCTTTGACATGTGGGGTGCATTATTTGGTGGTTTAGATAACTTAAGAGGGTCAAGTGGCAATGGTGAACAAATTCCTGGTCTCCAGGGTGATACCGGTCCAGCAGGTCCTCAAGGTGAGGTCGGTCTTCAGGGCGAACAAGGCTCGCGGGGTTCACGAGGTCCAACGGGTCCACAAGGTGAGCAGGGTTTAACAGGTCCACAGGGCGAACCTGGTCTTACTGGTCCTAAAGGAGATACTGGTGCTCAAGGTCCTCAGGGAATTCAGGGCGAACCTGGTCTTACTGGTCCTAAAGGAGATACTGGTGCTCAAGGTCCTCAGGGAATTCAGGGCGAACCTGGTCCTCAGGGTCCAGCAGGGGAGATACCTGCATCTGTAGGCAACACAGGTGGAGGTCAATATCATGAAAACAGAGATCCCTATGTAGGTATAAATTACATTATTGCCCTTGATGGAACTTATCCTCCTCGTGATGGTGGATATCCAGCCGAAGGTCCATATATTGGTGAAATTCGGATGTTTGCCGGAAATTACGCGCCAAGTGGTTGGGCTTTCTGTAACGGACAAGTTTTGGCAATTTCCGAATATACGGCTCTGTATAGTATCATTAGTACATACTATGGTGGTGATGGACGAACCTATTTCAATCTCCCTGATCTCCGAGGACGTACTCCGGTACATGCAGGAACTGGAGTTGGACTTTCACCAGTATCATTGGGTCAAATAGGTGGACAAGAACGTGTGAACTTGGTGGTTTCGCAGATGCCAGAGCACAATCATGCTATAAATCCTGTCTAA